In Campylobacter sp. VBCF_01 NA2, one DNA window encodes the following:
- a CDS encoding chaperone NapD yields MNISSVIIYTDNKTNLDELSALVAKIEFCEVVAAQDGKIVATIQTESLDQELGAFKAMQALKGVSDVAMIYSYQDLDEQIDAANSNNIEEIMQKIDEEPEIKKIKYGGSLNI; encoded by the coding sequence ATGAACATTTCAAGTGTGATAATCTACACAGATAATAAGACGAATTTGGACGAGCTTAGCGCTCTCGTGGCAAAGATAGAGTTTTGCGAAGTCGTGGCTGCACAAGATGGCAAAATCGTAGCGACTATCCAAACCGAGAGCCTAGATCAAGAGCTGGGCGCATTTAAGGCCATGCAAGCCCTAAAAGGCGTAAGCGATGTAGCTATGATATACTCATACCAAGACCTAGACGAACAAATCGACGCCGCGAACAGCAACAATATAGAAGAGATTATGCAAAAAATCGACGAAGAACCAGAAATCAAAAAAATCAAATACGGCGGTAGTTTAAATATCTAA
- a CDS encoding WD40 repeat domain-containing protein — translation MKKLFVAFIFLATFLFANDKVIVDGNIAILKQMDEKIYAGTDTGKLFSISGSDENATLVLALPQVKSYVDGDIDSKVIDVDKLGEKFALLINGDYMHKKLAVYENGTLDTFDLPITGIKRLFLLDSNTIVLLGVGSEILYYDIASKSVKFEHKISDSPFGGVSFDREKNLLLLSNEGGMIYFFDTKEKKFLREKSIHKDNVFNVAFVGERVITGSNDKTCYYENARESKLFETGFIVYSVALSEDFGAFTTLDGINIINKAGSIIKKIPYDGEIINNMTFYGDHLVGAGYDKTIHFWSYK, via the coding sequence ATGAAAAAATTATTCGTTGCTTTTATCTTTTTAGCAACCTTTCTTTTTGCAAATGACAAAGTCATAGTAGATGGCAACATCGCAATTTTAAAGCAAATGGATGAAAAAATCTATGCTGGCACGGACACCGGAAAGCTTTTTAGTATAAGCGGGAGCGATGAGAACGCTACTCTTGTTTTAGCTCTTCCGCAAGTCAAAAGCTATGTCGATGGAGATATCGATTCTAAGGTCATCGATGTCGATAAACTAGGTGAAAAATTTGCCCTTTTGATAAATGGCGATTATATGCACAAAAAACTCGCCGTGTATGAAAATGGCACGCTTGACACCTTTGATTTGCCGATAACTGGTATCAAAAGACTATTTTTGCTAGATAGCAATACTATCGTTTTACTAGGCGTAGGAAGCGAAATTTTATACTACGATATAGCCTCAAAATCGGTGAAATTTGAGCACAAAATTTCAGATTCGCCTTTTGGTGGCGTGAGCTTTGACCGCGAGAAAAATTTATTGCTTCTTTCAAACGAAGGCGGTATGATTTACTTTTTTGACACAAAAGAGAAAAAATTCTTACGCGAAAAAAGTATCCACAAAGACAATGTCTTCAATGTAGCCTTTGTAGGCGAGAGGGTGATAACTGGCTCAAACGACAAAACCTGCTACTACGAAAACGCAAGAGAGTCTAAGCTTTTCGAAACTGGCTTTATCGTGTATAGCGTGGCATTAAGCGAGGATTTTGGCGCATTTACGACACTTGATGGCATAAATATCATAAACAAAGCTGGAAGCATCATCAAAAAAATCCCTTATGATGGCGAAATCATAAACAACATGACATTTTATGGCGATCACTTAGTTGGCGCAGGATACGACAAAACAATTCATTTTTGGAGTTATAAATGA
- the napH gene encoding quinol dehydrogenase ferredoxin subunit NapH, translating to MKYTLLRRLVQFLILGLFIAGNCYGFKILQGNLSSSVLFGVINLSDPFAVLQLFLASFSLGALSIVGALIIFAFYALIAPRAFCGWVCPINILTDLAAWIRKVLNIQTKMFSVSKNARYYLLVLVLLCSGLFSIAAFEILNFVGFFTRAVVSLSVSAFSIAAIIVIFEIFAGNRIICSHICPLGGFWAIASKFSLIRIYHNANKCTKCNKCKSVCPEVQVLKMVSKESFKIDSECISCGRCVQICDDDALNFSILGVKK from the coding sequence ATGAAATACACACTTTTAAGAAGATTAGTTCAATTCCTAATCCTTGGCCTTTTCATAGCTGGAAACTGCTATGGATTTAAAATTTTGCAAGGAAATTTAAGTTCGTCAGTGCTTTTTGGAGTTATAAATTTAAGCGATCCTTTTGCCGTGCTTCAACTATTTTTGGCAAGTTTTAGCCTAGGTGCGCTTAGCATAGTTGGCGCGTTAATCATATTTGCGTTTTACGCTTTGATTGCGCCACGAGCTTTTTGCGGTTGGGTATGTCCTATCAATATCCTAACAGATTTGGCAGCTTGGATAAGAAAAGTTTTAAATATCCAAACCAAAATGTTTAGCGTCAGCAAAAACGCTAGATACTATTTGTTAGTTTTAGTCCTACTTTGTAGCGGATTGTTTAGTATAGCAGCCTTTGAGATACTAAATTTCGTCGGATTTTTCACAAGAGCGGTCGTTAGCCTTAGCGTTAGCGCATTTAGTATAGCCGCAATCATTGTGATATTTGAAATTTTCGCAGGAAATAGAATAATATGTTCCCATATATGCCCACTAGGGGGATTTTGGGCGATAGCAAGTAAATTTAGCTTAATTCGCATTTATCATAATGCAAACAAATGCACCAAATGCAACAAATGCAAGAGCGTTTGCCCTGAGGTTCAGGTACTAAAAATGGTCTCAAAAGAGAGTTTTAAAATCGATTCTGAGTGCATAAGTTGCGGTAGATGTGTCCAAATTTGCGATGATGATGCGTTAAATTTTAGCATACTAGGAGTAAAAAAATGA
- the napG gene encoding ferredoxin-type protein NapG — MERREVLGLLGLLVAGGSGFCEFARAEDKIRLRPPGALDEKEFMSKCIRCGLCVEACPFDTLKLAEFGDSGVPNGTPFFQPRLTPCYMCQDIPCTVACPTSALDKQKVSENDKLNINKAQMGVAVVDQKNCVAYFGIQCDACYRACPVMDKALFIEYKRNTRTEKHAFLLPVVDSDYCTGCGKCEKACITEKAAITVLPRNSVLGKVNDNYVKGWIEGDDAKLKDADSQINLNLKKGIDYLNGGEL, encoded by the coding sequence ATGGAAAGACGCGAAGTTTTAGGTTTATTAGGACTGCTTGTAGCAGGCGGAAGTGGATTTTGTGAATTTGCCAGAGCAGAGGATAAAATCCGTCTAAGACCGCCAGGTGCCCTTGATGAAAAAGAATTTATGAGCAAATGTATTCGTTGTGGGCTGTGCGTCGAAGCATGTCCATTTGATACACTAAAACTAGCAGAATTTGGCGATAGCGGAGTGCCAAACGGAACTCCGTTTTTCCAGCCAAGACTAACTCCATGCTATATGTGCCAAGATATACCTTGCACAGTAGCGTGCCCGACTAGCGCGTTAGATAAACAAAAAGTTAGCGAAAATGACAAATTAAATATCAACAAAGCACAAATGGGCGTTGCAGTAGTAGATCAGAAAAACTGCGTTGCATACTTTGGAATTCAATGCGACGCATGTTATAGAGCCTGCCCTGTCATGGATAAGGCACTATTTATCGAATACAAACGCAACACAAGGACAGAAAAACACGCATTTTTGCTACCTGTTGTAGATAGCGATTACTGCACAGGGTGTGGAAAATGCGAAAAAGCCTGTATAACCGAAAAAGCAGCCATTACGGTGCTACCACGAAATTCGGTTTTAGGCAAGGTAAATGACAACTATGTCAAAGGTTGGATCGAAGGCGATGACGCGAAGCTAAAAGACGCTGATAGCCAAATCAACTTAAATTTGAAAAAAGGTATTGATTACTTAAACGGAGGCGAGCTATGA
- a CDS encoding nitrate reductase cytochrome c-type subunit — MKKKFAFLSLVAATICCLGLSGCQDEKGKASSNTNQPVAQTQAASAPATTNEVKAEAPKAEVAPAAAPQEPAAPAPVVEKKEDIPNLELAQSPKFREDYTNENLTLPTYEVKGGAPGENMVFERSFENAPPLIPHTLDDMLPITAENNMCTTCHLPEAAQAMQIKSVPQSHLADLRDENQKSLDGALSMARYDCVSCHVIQTNATELVQNKFEADFSRFADSNTSSNLLDILNQGADIK, encoded by the coding sequence ATGAAAAAGAAATTTGCTTTTTTAAGCCTTGTTGCAGCTACAATTTGTTGTTTGGGTTTGAGCGGTTGCCAAGATGAAAAAGGCAAAGCGAGCTCAAATACAAACCAACCAGTAGCGCAAACACAAGCCGCCTCAGCACCTGCTACTACTAACGAAGTAAAAGCAGAAGCGCCTAAGGCAGAGGTAGCGCCAGCTGCTGCACCACAAGAGCCAGCCGCACCAGCGCCGGTTGTCGAGAAAAAGGAAGATATACCAAATTTAGAGCTTGCGCAAAGTCCTAAATTTAGAGAGGATTACACTAACGAAAACCTAACCTTGCCTACCTATGAGGTAAAAGGTGGCGCACCAGGCGAAAATATGGTATTTGAGAGAAGCTTCGAGAACGCTCCTCCGCTAATCCCACACACTTTGGACGATATGCTACCTATCACAGCCGAAAACAACATGTGCACCACATGCCACCTTCCAGAGGCTGCACAGGCTATGCAGATCAAATCAGTCCCACAAAGCCACTTAGCTGATTTGCGTGATGAGAATCAAAAGAGCCTTGATGGCGCACTTTCTATGGCTAGATATGACTGCGTTTCTTGCCATGTTATTCAAACAAACGCAACCGAGCTAGTTCAAAACAAATTTGAAGCAGATTTTAGTCGCTTTGCAGACTCAAATACTAGCTCAAATTTGCTTGACATTTTAAATCAGGGTGCTGATATCAAATAA